The stretch of DNA GCCGTCGGCCTCTTGGCCGGGATTTGCTCAGGCTGCGCTCTGCTGAAAACGATCTTCGATATCCGCGCGGGCACGATCGCGCCGCCGTCCGGTTCGGGGCTGCGGTGGTGGCTGTGGTTCCCGAAGGTATGGCTGCATTTTCAGCTCAGCTACCTCTGCGGATTTCCGTGCATTCTGGCCATTGCGATCCTCTATGCGCACTATATCGGGTTTGCGGAATTCGTCCCGTCGTAGGTGACCAATGAAACCTCGCGGTAGCCTGATGCCCAGACGGCTGTGCTGGCTGCTGTCGCTCGCGCAAGAGAGCTGGAATCTGGACGATTGAGCTGGGTAAGGCGGAGCCAGTTGGTTGTGATGGTTCGCACGTAATTGCGGGTTTCGGGGATCGCTGGGATATAGCCCAGCGTGAGGGAGCGGCGCTCTGGTCCGGCATTGTAGGCGGCCAGGGCGAGATCGACGCGTTCAAAACGATCAAGTTGCTGGCGAAGATATCGCGCGCCCGCGCGCATGTTCGCCAAGGCGTCCCAAGGGTTCCATAGCTCCAGATGCCTGGCGGTTCCGGGCATAACCTGCATCATTCCCATTGCGCCGGCCCTGCTGATTGCCCAAGCCTTGTATCCTGACTCTTGGGCAACAACTGCATCCAGCAAGCTGGCGGGCAGGCCATTCTCGCAGGCGATTTGCGACATCGCTTCAAAGTACGTTGCTCGGCGTTTCTCCACCTCGGCCGGCAACCACCATGTCTGGAGGTAACCATTCCCAGGACAAGACAGCGGGTTCTGGCTTGCGCTGGCTCCTTTGCCAATTTTATCAATTATATAGACAGGTTGGCTGATACCTTGCAAATGAGCGCGTAGCGCAACCTCGACAGGACCATCTCCGCCACTGGCCGCAATGGCAGAAGGAGCGAAGCGAGACAAATCCACTTCCCTTGCCTTCGCAGGGGCAACGAAGACCATCGCAGCGACTGCGACTATTTTTGCGTAAGTCAAAATCACGACACGCCTTTCCGGGTGGCGTGCAGTCTAGTTGGGAATGCGCACGTGGATTCAACCTAATCGCTGCATTCTTGTCAATTGATGATCTGGAAGCGCCCCCGTTGCCTATAACCTGGTGTCATTCGCGCTAATGGGTGCCTTATCGCATTCCATAGGCCAGATGCCGTTTTCGAGAACGGTTCATGCGCAGGTCCTACCCATACCGGTTTGCAAACTATGATAGCCAAATGCCTTACGTGCCTCTTCCAGGCGCTTTCCGCTATCCACGGCAGCCAATATTGCTTTCTCGGCGACCTCTATTTGCTCTGCGATTGCAAGAACCTCCTCTAGATGGGGGGCAGGGATGGCAACCACGCCATCTGAATCTCCTACCAGCCAGTCACCGGGTTCGACACGCACTCCTGCCAGCTGGATTGGATCGTTGTTGGCAACCGCGGTGGCGCGATCCTTGGCGGTGCGCATTGTCACGCAGCGCGAGAAAACGGGATAGTTAAGCGCGACGCAGCGGTCGCTGTCGCGGCATGCGCCGTCGATCACGGTCGCCGCAATACCTTTGGTATGAGCCACATAGGTCAGAATGTCGCCCCAGACGGTCTGGTTCAAGATGCCGCCATTGTCGATGGCGACCACCGCGCCAGGTGGCACTTCGTCGATATAGTCGCCGACGCTCCCACCGGTAAGGCCGACCGGCAACATCCGGATCGTAAAAGCCCGTCCGGAAAATTTCATGCCGCGAGCAACCGGAGCAAGGCCGATCAACTGGCCTGCAATTTCCAGCCTGTCCAGCGCGTCGGAGAGCGCCGTGACCCCGACGGTGTTCAGACGTTCCACAACCTTCGCTTCATCCATGATTGCTCTCCGCACCGTTCAGCAAGTCTTCGTAATTAGCCCCAAGGACTTGATCGAGTGGCGAACCCGCTTCGATCGCCAGCGCCATCGCCGCTTCGCGTGCGCTGATCCTCTCAGCTTCCCGCAGGACGTCATTCAGACGGTTCGGATCGACGAAAACCACTCCGCTGCCATCCGCGACAACCCAGTCACCCGGTTTGACGACCACGGTCCCGATCGTGACCGGGCAATCCCAGGCGTGCTCCGCAATCCGGCCTCGTGCAGTTACCGGAACCGCATTGCGCCCGAAAATGGGCAGCCCCAGTTCCCTGCTCTCGTCGACGTCGCGGCAGGCACCATCGATTATCACCCCGGCCAGGCCGTACTTGATCGCGCCTCTGCTGAGCAGTCCGCCCCATCCGGAAACATCGGCCCGGCCACGGTGTTCTATCACGATGACTTCGCCATTGCGGGCCGACATCACGGCGGCCGCGCACAGGTGGCGTTTGGGCAATCCGGCAAGCGGCGGCCCGAGCTTGACGGTTACGGCCTCTCCGGCAATCCGACGACCAGGGATGGTGAGCGGAGCCAGACCGATTACGGCGCCCGTTAGCCCAAGAGTATCGAGTGCATCGGATATCGTGCAAGTGTCGAACGAACCGAGGCGATCCGCAATCGACTGATCGTCGGTTGGTGCATCGTCTTCACTCATGGCTGGAAACAAACGCCAGTGCATCGCACTGGATCACGATATCTCCAGGCAATGAATTGTACATCAGTGTGTGTCTGGCTGGCCTTGATTGCTCGTCCGTGAATTCCATCAGCCAGTACTTGTTGATCAGGGGCTTGAGATCGGCCGAGGCAACATAGAAGGTCATCTTCGCGACATCGTCGAAGCTGCCGCCCGCCTTTTCCAGAATGCGGCCCAATTGCCAGAATGTA from Novosphingobium aromaticivorans DSM 12444 encodes:
- a CDS encoding RidA family protein; protein product: MRHSIQVDGFHHSGNPIPAASRVGSLVATGGVYGLDPETGIVAETAEDQVRLTFWQLGRILEKAGGSFDDVAKMTFYVASADLKPLINKYWLMEFTDEQSRPARHTLMYNSLPGDIVIQCDALAFVSSHE
- a CDS encoding lytic transglycosylase domain-containing protein, whose protein sequence is MVFVAPAKAREVDLSRFAPSAIAASGGDGPVEVALRAHLQGISQPVYIIDKIGKGASASQNPLSCPGNGYLQTWWLPAEVEKRRATYFEAMSQIACENGLPASLLDAVVAQESGYKAWAISRAGAMGMMQVMPGTARHLELWNPWDALANMRAGARYLRQQLDRFERVDLALAAYNAGPERRSLTLGYIPAIPETRNYVRTITTNWLRLTQLNRPDSSSLARATAASTAVWASGYREVSLVTYDGTNSANPI
- a CDS encoding RraA family protein; the protein is MSEDDAPTDDQSIADRLGSFDTCTISDALDTLGLTGAVIGLAPLTIPGRRIAGEAVTVKLGPPLAGLPKRHLCAAAVMSARNGEVIVIEHRGRADVSGWGGLLSRGAIKYGLAGVIIDGACRDVDESRELGLPIFGRNAVPVTARGRIAEHAWDCPVTIGTVVVKPGDWVVADGSGVVFVDPNRLNDVLREAERISAREAAMALAIEAGSPLDQVLGANYEDLLNGAESNHG
- a CDS encoding RraA family protein, which codes for MDEAKVVERLNTVGVTALSDALDRLEIAGQLIGLAPVARGMKFSGRAFTIRMLPVGLTGGSVGDYIDEVPPGAVVAIDNGGILNQTVWGDILTYVAHTKGIAATVIDGACRDSDRCVALNYPVFSRCVTMRTAKDRATAVANNDPIQLAGVRVEPGDWLVGDSDGVVAIPAPHLEEVLAIAEQIEVAEKAILAAVDSGKRLEEARKAFGYHSLQTGMGRTCA